The region CGATTCAGTGGCAGCCATATAACTTGGTAGACTTGGGGTGTTCTGTGATATGTTTTCAGGATACTCCCGCTTTACTGGAAGGGATCtccttttcttgattttctgaTTTGATTTGCCACTCTGATCTTCCTTAAAGCTGGATTCCTCATTCAAAGTCGAGGGACTCTCTATCttcccaccatcttccaatgaGTGAAGCTCAACAACAGGATGATCATCATGTGGCACAGCTGCTGGTTCATCAACTACTATTGTCTTTGAAGGAGTTTCAACTAAAGACAGTTCATCAGCTACAACATCTGGATTGGTTGGGATTTCAGAAGGTATCATGTTTTTCTGCTCAGGAACATCAAGAGTAGCAGAAGACAACAACGTTTTCATACTCTGCGGGGTCTGT is a window of Primulina huaijiensis isolate GDHJ02 unplaced genomic scaffold, ASM1229523v2 scaffold202551, whole genome shotgun sequence DNA encoding:
- the LOC140966235 gene encoding uncharacterized protein — encoded protein: GGSQIVETIAGKSKRSIRKVSTTVNGDADALASGEIDKSKRNSGKVTSHQTDPVREQPQSELERVKLNLRKVSASVAAASEKSEMEIKKPQTPQSMKTLLSSATLDVPEQKNMIPSEIPTNPDVVADELSLVETPSKTIVVDEPAAVPHDDHPVVELHSLEDGGKIESPSTLNEESSFKEDQSGKSNQKIKKRRSLPVKREYPENISQNTPSLPSYMAATE